The following are encoded together in the Pygocentrus nattereri isolate fPygNat1 chromosome 3, fPygNat1.pri, whole genome shotgun sequence genome:
- the abcb8 gene encoding mitochondrial potassium channel ATP-binding subunit isoform X2, which yields MFHFVRCSRLTRGSDRLLRARNNVIKSRELLLQHSRCEQHSLQWAKAPVSQSTSSTVIRLWGQAHKVLRLAVQRHPKVSPKVALTLLVGPATLTVTARLLGGVAYCHADFNNNLSAEVQVKEKGPEFSWAVLWEFVRPQLLALIGAIILAFGAAALNIQIPLMLGELVNVVAQHLREHAGNYMRDIRAPAFKLLGLYCLQGLLTSGYIILLSRVGERVAADMRKTLFTSLLRQDVAFFDANKTGQLVNRLTADIQEFKSSFKLVISQLTGLTVVVLPCLVGAGALIGSFLRRLSRKAQEQISKATGVADEALGNVRTVRAFAMEDRELEMYATEVEKSAVMNEALGTGIAVFQGLSNIVLNCIVLGTIFAGGSLMAHNDMSPGDLMSFLVASQTVQRSLASISILFGQMVRGISAGARVFEYLALEPTIPLMGGGRIPHKSLTGRVDFMNINFSYPTRPGNQILKNFNLTLPPCKTVAIVGESGGGKSTVAALLERFYDPSGGVIMLDGLDIRTLDPSWLRGHVIGFISQEPVLFGTSVLENIRFGKPGATDAEVVAAAKQANAHTFITGFPDGYNTVVGERGVTLSGGQKQRIAIARALIKNPSILILDEATSALDAESERVVQEALDRATTGRTVLIIAHRLSTIQGADLICVMSNGKVVEAGTHLELLSKCGLYAELIRRQRSNGQQ from the exons ATGTTTCACTTCGTGCGCTGCAGTCGGCTGACGCGCGGCTCGGACCGACTACTGCGAGCACGAAATAACGTTATTAAGTCAAGAGAGCTGCTGCTCCAGCACAGccg ATGTGAACAGCACTCACTTCAATGGGCCAAGGCTCCAGTCTCTCAGTCCACAAGCAGCACAGTCATACGACTGTGGGGTCAAGCACACAAAGTGTTGAGACTGGCTGTCCAACGACACCCTAAAGTGTCCCCAAAAGTGGCTCTGACGTTGCTGGTGGGGCCGGCTACATTAACAGTCACTGCACGACTGTTGGGTGGTGTAGCTTACTGTCACGCTGATTTCAACAATAACCTTTCTGCTGAGGTCCAAGTGAAGGAGAAGGGGCCGGAATTCAGCTGGGCTGTCCTCTGGGAGTTTGTCCGGCCACAGCTCCTTGCCCTCATAGGGGCCATTATT CTTGCATTTGGCGCAGCGGCTCTGAACATCCAGATCCCACTGATGCTGGGCGAATTGGTGAACGTTGTAGCTCAACACTTGAGGGAACATGCTGGAAATTACATGAGGGATATTCGAGCGCCTGCATTCAAGCTGCTGGGCCTGTATTGTCTACAG GGTCTGCTGACCAGTGGGTACATCATCCTCCTGTCCAGAGTTGGTGAGAGAGTGGCTGCTGACATGAGAAAAACTCTCTTCACATCATTGCTAAG ACAAGATGTTGCATTCTTTGATGCCAATAAGACGGGGCAGCTAGTTAACCGCCTCACTGCTGACATTCAGGAGTTCAAATCCTCCTTCAAGCTGGTGATCTCTCAG TTGACCGGTTTGACAGTGGTGGTGCTGCCGTGCCTTGTGGGTGCAGGCGCTCTTATCGGCTCCTTTCTGCGCAGACTTTCACGAAAAGCCCAGGAGCAG ATTTCTAAAGCTACAGGAGTGGCAGATGAGGCCCTTGGCAATGTCCGAACAGTAAGAGCCTTTGCCATGGAGGACAGAGAACTGGA GATGTATGCCACAGAGGTGGAGAAGTCTGCTGTGATGAATGAAGCTTTAGGGACAGGAATCGCGGTGTTCCAGGGCCTGTCGAACATCGTATTAAACT GCATAGTCCTAGGCACTATTTTTGCTGGTGGGTCCTTGATGGCACATAACGACATGTCTCCAGGTGACCTAATGTCATTTTTAGTTGCGTCCCAAACAGTTCAAAG ATCCTTGGCCAGCATCTCAATTCTCTTTGGGCAG ATGGTGAGAGGCATTAGTGCAGGAGCTCGTGTTTTTGAGTATCTGGCACTTGAACCAACCATTCCTCTGATGGGAGGGGGTCGTATCCCTCACAAGTCTTTGACTGGACGAGTGGATTTCATGAACATCAACTTCAG CTACCCAACACGCCCAGGTAATCAGATCCTGAAGAACTTCAACCTGACTCTACCTCCATGCAAAACTGTCGCTATAGTTGGAGAATCTGGTGGAG GTAAATCCACTGTGGCAGCACTGCTGGAACGGTTCTATGACCCAAGCGGTGGAGTGATAATGTTGGATGGCCTAGACATCAGAACACTGGACCCCTCTTGGCTAAGAGGACATGTGATTGGATTCATTAGTCAG GAGCCTGTGCTGTTTGGCACTTCAGTGTTGGAGAATATCCGCTTTGGAAAGCCTGGTGCCACAGATGCAGAGGTGGTGGCTGCTGCCAAACAGGCCAATGCTCACACCTTCATCACAGGCTTTCCAGATGGCTACAACACTGTGGTGG GTGAGCGTGGTGTGACTCTGTCAGGCGGTCAAAAGCAGAGGATTGCCATTGCTCGCGCCCTCATTAAAAACCCAAGTATCCTGATCCTGGATGAGGCCACGAGCGCGCTTGATGCTGAGTCGGAACGCGTGGTCCAGGAAGCACTGGACAGAGCCACCACAGGACGCACCGTCCTCATTATTGCTCACCGCCTCAGTACCATCCAGGGGGCTGACCTCATCTGCGTCATGAGCAATGGCAAAGTGGTGGAG gcTGGAACACACCTGGAATTACTGAGTAAATGCGGTCTGTATGCTGAGCTAATAAGAAGACAAAGATCTAATGGCCAACAGTGA
- the cdk5 gene encoding cyclin-dependent-like kinase 5 translates to MQKYEKLEKIGEGTYGTVFKAKNRETHEIVALKRVRLDDDDEGVPSSALREICLLKELKHKNIVRLHDVLHSDKKLTLVFEYCDQDLKKYFDSCNGDLDPEIVKSFMYQLLKGLAFCHSRNVLHRDLKPQNLLINRNGELKLADFGLARAFGIPVRCYSAEVVTLWYRPPDVLFGAKLYSTSIDMWSAGCIFAELANAGRPLFPGNDVDDQLKRIFRLLGTPTEEQWQTMTKLPDYKPYPMYPATTSLVNVVPKLSSTGRDLLQNLLKCNPVQRISAEEALQHPYFADFCPP, encoded by the exons ATGCAGAAGTATGAAAAACTAGAGAAAATTGGAGAGG GTACCTATGGAACAGTCTTCAAAGCTAAAAACAGAGAGACTCATGAGATAGTGGCTTTGAAACGGGTCAGgctggatgatgatgatgag GGAGTTCCCAGTTCAGCCTTACGAGAAATTTGCCTCTTGAAGGAGctgaaacataaaaacattgtgAG gTTGCACGACGTTCTACACAGTGATAAAAAGCTGACGCTagtgtttgaatactgtgacCAG GATCTAAAGAAATATTTTGACAGCTGCAATGGAGACTTGGATCCAGAGATTGTAAAG TCCTTCATGTATCAGTTGCTGAAAGGGCTAGCCTTCTGCCACAGTCGCAATGTACTTCACCGGGACCTTAAGCCACAAAACCTGCTTATTAATAGA AATGGTGAGCTGAAATTAGCTGATTTTGGTTTGGCCAGGGCATTTGGAATTCCTGTTCGGTGTTATTCTGCTGAG GTGGTAACATTGTGGTACAGGCCACCAGATGTGCTGTTTGGTGCCAAATTGTACTCAACCTCAATCGACATGTGGTCAGCTGGATGCATATTTGCAG AGCTAGCAAATGCAGGTCGGCCACTTTTTCCTGGGAATGATGTGGATGACCAGTTGAAAAGGATCTTTAG GTTGCTGGGGACCCCAACAGAGGAGCAGTGGCAGACTATGACCAAACTCCCAGATTATAAG CCATATCCAATGTATCCTGCAACCACATCGCTGGTGAATGTTGTCCCAAAACTTAGTAGCACAGGACGGGACTTACTTCAG AATCTTCTGAAATGCAATCCAGTGCAGCGTATTTCGGCAGAGGAGGCACTACAACACCCATACTTTGCAGATTTCTGCCCTCCATAG
- the abcb8 gene encoding mitochondrial potassium channel ATP-binding subunit isoform X3 yields the protein MCVCEQHSLQWAKAPVSQSTSSTVIRLWGQAHKVLRLAVQRHPKVSPKVALTLLVGPATLTVTARLLGGVAYCHADFNNNLSAEVQVKEKGPEFSWAVLWEFVRPQLLALIGAIILAFGAAALNIQIPLMLGELVNVVAQHLREHAGNYMRDIRAPAFKLLGLYCLQGLLTSGYIILLSRVGERVAADMRKTLFTSLLRQDVAFFDANKTGQLVNRLTADIQEFKSSFKLVISQGLRSITQTIGCFVSLYVISPKLTGLTVVVLPCLVGAGALIGSFLRRLSRKAQEQISKATGVADEALGNVRTVRAFAMEDRELEMYATEVEKSAVMNEALGTGIAVFQGLSNIVLNCIVLGTIFAGGSLMAHNDMSPGDLMSFLVASQTVQRSLASISILFGQMVRGISAGARVFEYLALEPTIPLMGGGRIPHKSLTGRVDFMNINFSYPTRPGNQILKNFNLTLPPCKTVAIVGESGGGKSTVAALLERFYDPSGGVIMLDGLDIRTLDPSWLRGHVIGFISQEPVLFGTSVLENIRFGKPGATDAEVVAAAKQANAHTFITGFPDGYNTVVGERGVTLSGGQKQRIAIARALIKNPSILILDEATSALDAESERVVQEALDRATTGRTVLIIAHRLSTIQGADLICVMSNGKVVEAGTHLELLSKCGLYAELIRRQRSNGQQ from the exons atgtgtgt ATGTGAACAGCACTCACTTCAATGGGCCAAGGCTCCAGTCTCTCAGTCCACAAGCAGCACAGTCATACGACTGTGGGGTCAAGCACACAAAGTGTTGAGACTGGCTGTCCAACGACACCCTAAAGTGTCCCCAAAAGTGGCTCTGACGTTGCTGGTGGGGCCGGCTACATTAACAGTCACTGCACGACTGTTGGGTGGTGTAGCTTACTGTCACGCTGATTTCAACAATAACCTTTCTGCTGAGGTCCAAGTGAAGGAGAAGGGGCCGGAATTCAGCTGGGCTGTCCTCTGGGAGTTTGTCCGGCCACAGCTCCTTGCCCTCATAGGGGCCATTATT CTTGCATTTGGCGCAGCGGCTCTGAACATCCAGATCCCACTGATGCTGGGCGAATTGGTGAACGTTGTAGCTCAACACTTGAGGGAACATGCTGGAAATTACATGAGGGATATTCGAGCGCCTGCATTCAAGCTGCTGGGCCTGTATTGTCTACAG GGTCTGCTGACCAGTGGGTACATCATCCTCCTGTCCAGAGTTGGTGAGAGAGTGGCTGCTGACATGAGAAAAACTCTCTTCACATCATTGCTAAG ACAAGATGTTGCATTCTTTGATGCCAATAAGACGGGGCAGCTAGTTAACCGCCTCACTGCTGACATTCAGGAGTTCAAATCCTCCTTCAAGCTGGTGATCTCTCAG GGTTTGAGGAGCATTACGCAGACGATTGGCTGCTTTGTCTCTCTGTATGTCATCTCTCCGAAGTTGACCGGTTTGACAGTGGTGGTGCTGCCGTGCCTTGTGGGTGCAGGCGCTCTTATCGGCTCCTTTCTGCGCAGACTTTCACGAAAAGCCCAGGAGCAG ATTTCTAAAGCTACAGGAGTGGCAGATGAGGCCCTTGGCAATGTCCGAACAGTAAGAGCCTTTGCCATGGAGGACAGAGAACTGGA GATGTATGCCACAGAGGTGGAGAAGTCTGCTGTGATGAATGAAGCTTTAGGGACAGGAATCGCGGTGTTCCAGGGCCTGTCGAACATCGTATTAAACT GCATAGTCCTAGGCACTATTTTTGCTGGTGGGTCCTTGATGGCACATAACGACATGTCTCCAGGTGACCTAATGTCATTTTTAGTTGCGTCCCAAACAGTTCAAAG ATCCTTGGCCAGCATCTCAATTCTCTTTGGGCAG ATGGTGAGAGGCATTAGTGCAGGAGCTCGTGTTTTTGAGTATCTGGCACTTGAACCAACCATTCCTCTGATGGGAGGGGGTCGTATCCCTCACAAGTCTTTGACTGGACGAGTGGATTTCATGAACATCAACTTCAG CTACCCAACACGCCCAGGTAATCAGATCCTGAAGAACTTCAACCTGACTCTACCTCCATGCAAAACTGTCGCTATAGTTGGAGAATCTGGTGGAG GTAAATCCACTGTGGCAGCACTGCTGGAACGGTTCTATGACCCAAGCGGTGGAGTGATAATGTTGGATGGCCTAGACATCAGAACACTGGACCCCTCTTGGCTAAGAGGACATGTGATTGGATTCATTAGTCAG GAGCCTGTGCTGTTTGGCACTTCAGTGTTGGAGAATATCCGCTTTGGAAAGCCTGGTGCCACAGATGCAGAGGTGGTGGCTGCTGCCAAACAGGCCAATGCTCACACCTTCATCACAGGCTTTCCAGATGGCTACAACACTGTGGTGG GTGAGCGTGGTGTGACTCTGTCAGGCGGTCAAAAGCAGAGGATTGCCATTGCTCGCGCCCTCATTAAAAACCCAAGTATCCTGATCCTGGATGAGGCCACGAGCGCGCTTGATGCTGAGTCGGAACGCGTGGTCCAGGAAGCACTGGACAGAGCCACCACAGGACGCACCGTCCTCATTATTGCTCACCGCCTCAGTACCATCCAGGGGGCTGACCTCATCTGCGTCATGAGCAATGGCAAAGTGGTGGAG gcTGGAACACACCTGGAATTACTGAGTAAATGCGGTCTGTATGCTGAGCTAATAAGAAGACAAAGATCTAATGGCCAACAGTGA
- the abcb8 gene encoding mitochondrial potassium channel ATP-binding subunit isoform X1 yields MFHFVRCSRLTRGSDRLLRARNNVIKSRELLLQHSRCEQHSLQWAKAPVSQSTSSTVIRLWGQAHKVLRLAVQRHPKVSPKVALTLLVGPATLTVTARLLGGVAYCHADFNNNLSAEVQVKEKGPEFSWAVLWEFVRPQLLALIGAIILAFGAAALNIQIPLMLGELVNVVAQHLREHAGNYMRDIRAPAFKLLGLYCLQGLLTSGYIILLSRVGERVAADMRKTLFTSLLRQDVAFFDANKTGQLVNRLTADIQEFKSSFKLVISQGLRSITQTIGCFVSLYVISPKLTGLTVVVLPCLVGAGALIGSFLRRLSRKAQEQISKATGVADEALGNVRTVRAFAMEDRELEMYATEVEKSAVMNEALGTGIAVFQGLSNIVLNCIVLGTIFAGGSLMAHNDMSPGDLMSFLVASQTVQRSLASISILFGQMVRGISAGARVFEYLALEPTIPLMGGGRIPHKSLTGRVDFMNINFSYPTRPGNQILKNFNLTLPPCKTVAIVGESGGGKSTVAALLERFYDPSGGVIMLDGLDIRTLDPSWLRGHVIGFISQEPVLFGTSVLENIRFGKPGATDAEVVAAAKQANAHTFITGFPDGYNTVVGERGVTLSGGQKQRIAIARALIKNPSILILDEATSALDAESERVVQEALDRATTGRTVLIIAHRLSTIQGADLICVMSNGKVVEAGTHLELLSKCGLYAELIRRQRSNGQQ; encoded by the exons ATGTTTCACTTCGTGCGCTGCAGTCGGCTGACGCGCGGCTCGGACCGACTACTGCGAGCACGAAATAACGTTATTAAGTCAAGAGAGCTGCTGCTCCAGCACAGccg ATGTGAACAGCACTCACTTCAATGGGCCAAGGCTCCAGTCTCTCAGTCCACAAGCAGCACAGTCATACGACTGTGGGGTCAAGCACACAAAGTGTTGAGACTGGCTGTCCAACGACACCCTAAAGTGTCCCCAAAAGTGGCTCTGACGTTGCTGGTGGGGCCGGCTACATTAACAGTCACTGCACGACTGTTGGGTGGTGTAGCTTACTGTCACGCTGATTTCAACAATAACCTTTCTGCTGAGGTCCAAGTGAAGGAGAAGGGGCCGGAATTCAGCTGGGCTGTCCTCTGGGAGTTTGTCCGGCCACAGCTCCTTGCCCTCATAGGGGCCATTATT CTTGCATTTGGCGCAGCGGCTCTGAACATCCAGATCCCACTGATGCTGGGCGAATTGGTGAACGTTGTAGCTCAACACTTGAGGGAACATGCTGGAAATTACATGAGGGATATTCGAGCGCCTGCATTCAAGCTGCTGGGCCTGTATTGTCTACAG GGTCTGCTGACCAGTGGGTACATCATCCTCCTGTCCAGAGTTGGTGAGAGAGTGGCTGCTGACATGAGAAAAACTCTCTTCACATCATTGCTAAG ACAAGATGTTGCATTCTTTGATGCCAATAAGACGGGGCAGCTAGTTAACCGCCTCACTGCTGACATTCAGGAGTTCAAATCCTCCTTCAAGCTGGTGATCTCTCAG GGTTTGAGGAGCATTACGCAGACGATTGGCTGCTTTGTCTCTCTGTATGTCATCTCTCCGAAGTTGACCGGTTTGACAGTGGTGGTGCTGCCGTGCCTTGTGGGTGCAGGCGCTCTTATCGGCTCCTTTCTGCGCAGACTTTCACGAAAAGCCCAGGAGCAG ATTTCTAAAGCTACAGGAGTGGCAGATGAGGCCCTTGGCAATGTCCGAACAGTAAGAGCCTTTGCCATGGAGGACAGAGAACTGGA GATGTATGCCACAGAGGTGGAGAAGTCTGCTGTGATGAATGAAGCTTTAGGGACAGGAATCGCGGTGTTCCAGGGCCTGTCGAACATCGTATTAAACT GCATAGTCCTAGGCACTATTTTTGCTGGTGGGTCCTTGATGGCACATAACGACATGTCTCCAGGTGACCTAATGTCATTTTTAGTTGCGTCCCAAACAGTTCAAAG ATCCTTGGCCAGCATCTCAATTCTCTTTGGGCAG ATGGTGAGAGGCATTAGTGCAGGAGCTCGTGTTTTTGAGTATCTGGCACTTGAACCAACCATTCCTCTGATGGGAGGGGGTCGTATCCCTCACAAGTCTTTGACTGGACGAGTGGATTTCATGAACATCAACTTCAG CTACCCAACACGCCCAGGTAATCAGATCCTGAAGAACTTCAACCTGACTCTACCTCCATGCAAAACTGTCGCTATAGTTGGAGAATCTGGTGGAG GTAAATCCACTGTGGCAGCACTGCTGGAACGGTTCTATGACCCAAGCGGTGGAGTGATAATGTTGGATGGCCTAGACATCAGAACACTGGACCCCTCTTGGCTAAGAGGACATGTGATTGGATTCATTAGTCAG GAGCCTGTGCTGTTTGGCACTTCAGTGTTGGAGAATATCCGCTTTGGAAAGCCTGGTGCCACAGATGCAGAGGTGGTGGCTGCTGCCAAACAGGCCAATGCTCACACCTTCATCACAGGCTTTCCAGATGGCTACAACACTGTGGTGG GTGAGCGTGGTGTGACTCTGTCAGGCGGTCAAAAGCAGAGGATTGCCATTGCTCGCGCCCTCATTAAAAACCCAAGTATCCTGATCCTGGATGAGGCCACGAGCGCGCTTGATGCTGAGTCGGAACGCGTGGTCCAGGAAGCACTGGACAGAGCCACCACAGGACGCACCGTCCTCATTATTGCTCACCGCCTCAGTACCATCCAGGGGGCTGACCTCATCTGCGTCATGAGCAATGGCAAAGTGGTGGAG gcTGGAACACACCTGGAATTACTGAGTAAATGCGGTCTGTATGCTGAGCTAATAAGAAGACAAAGATCTAATGGCCAACAGTGA